From the Pseudomonadota bacterium genome, the window TTCGCGTTCCAGGGCCTGTAAAAGCTGCGCAGTATTGCCGCGCATAGTTTCAAGCAGCTGAGTGCTTGCATTAGGGCCACAAGCTAGGATCTCGTGTGCAATACTATTGGCGGCACTGAGTAGGGTGCTTTTCTCACACAGACGTGAAACTAGATTGATTCTTAGGGCCTCCTCAGCATTAATAACCCTGGCGCTTATTAGTAACTCCGTAGCCATACTTGAACCAACTATACGGGGCACAAAATAAGTTGCGCCCATGCCAGGATGCAAGCCGAGCTTAAGAAAGGTAAGCCCAAGCTTTGCGTCGCGAGTAGAGATGCGAACATCACAGGCACACGCTAGGCAAAGCCCTGCGCCAACGGCGGCGCCGTGTAGAGCGGCTATGAGGGGCACCTGCAGATCGAGTATTGAGAGAAAGGATGCATAGAACTTCATCATCTGAGCGTGGTTTTCTTCCCTGCTCAGGGAGCGCTTGGCCTCAAGCATCGCTAGGTGTCCCCCGGCAGAGAAGGCCTTTCCAGCGCCGGTCAGGATTATAACACGAGCATTTTTCTTTACTCTTAGCTGGTCTACAACGGCGCTAAAATCGCGCGCCATCTCACCACTCATGGCGTTTAAGTTAGCCTCGTCCTGTAAGGTTACAG encodes:
- a CDS encoding enoyl-CoA hydratase/isomerase family protein; translated protein: MSLVTCTIDSDGIATVTLQDEANLNAMSGEMARDFSAVVDQLRVKKNARVIILTGAGKAFSAGGHLAMLEAKRSLSREENHAQMMKFYASFLSILDLQVPLIAALHGAAVGAGLCLACACDVRISTRDAKLGLTFLKLGLHPGMGATYFVPRIVGSSMATELLISARVINAEEALRINLVSRLCEKSTLLSAANSIAHEILACGPNASTQLLETMRGNTAQLLQALEREAACQSINYASAEFAEGLAAIREKRAPIFPKS